In Mustela lutreola isolate mMusLut2 chromosome 16, mMusLut2.pri, whole genome shotgun sequence, the genomic window GTCACTGAGAGGTCAGAGGTCATAGGGAGGTCAGGGATCACCAACAGGTCAGTGGATACCAGACAAATTAGAGGAGTTGTTCAGACCTGTGAGGAAAGGCATTACAGACCCCGTTTGATGACCCAGAGTCAGAGAGAGCAACACTAGTGGGCTTGGGAAGAcctgaggagtgggggagggggttagggggcCTCACCCAACCACCCTGGTCCTGGATCCAGCCCAGCAGTCGCTCTCGAAGGAAGTCCAGTGTCCAGCCCATGATGGTCCTGATCAGCTCGGGCACCTTGGTACACAGGGCCTACAGGAAGTAGGGTGGGCCTTAGGGACTGAGCCTTGTCCCCACTGTCTGGGGACAATGGCCCCAAGCCTCCTTTCTCACCTCTGCCTCCCCTCGTACCCTGCTGCAGTCTACTTCCACTCCTACTCAGAATGAGCCTCCTGAATTGTCAACTGGATCTTGTTATCAGTTGCCTGTTCACATACCTTCCGTGGCTTCCCAGGCAGTAAAGACCAAAAGGCCTCTCTCAGCCCACATGGCCCTGTATGAAGGCTCTGACCTGACTGCATTCCaattttccacttcttttctGTGTGTCATTTACCTTCTCCCGGATCTTCGTTCCCACCAACTCttccctgcctcaggacctttgcacatgctgatTCTTCTATCTAAATAGGCTTCAACCAAGCAAATTTTTACTCCTCCCTCAAAGCTCTCATGTTAGGTCTAATGTCACTTCTCTAGAGAGAGCTTTCCTGACCTTCAAACTAGGTAGGACCAGACATACCTGCCAATGACTTTCCATCTCCCTGAACTTTCCCCTTCCCACCCTTTATGTATCTGGCTGCTTCCTCCCTATTGTCCCCAATACCTTAGCTCCATCAACATTTTGAAcgctctctccctcacctccaaCATTCAAGCCCTACCAGCTGAATCTGGCAAACACATTAAGAAATCTACTCCCCACCTCCACTGCTACCAGTGGATGCCAGGTCAGTCAGTCATCAACCAGAATTACTACAGGTACCCCCCTCACAGCTTTCCAGTTTTTACCTCATACTCTCTTCTACCCAAAACAGCCCCCCAAAATTGTTGGGCTTCCACTCCCGATATATCTTGAAGTTAAAAGGATTTCACAGTGAACAGCCATATGCCTGCAGCTGAGATTGTACAATTACCATTTTGCTTGCTAGAACAATCCTTGAAATTTACAAATCAGGTCACCTCACTCTCCTGTTTCAAAACCAGCCAGTCACTCCCCTTTTGCTTACAGCAAAGTTAACATATTTAACATCGACTATGGGGGCCCTCACAAGACCCCTTCAAGTCTTCCCTCAATGCATCAGCCCCTTGGCCTGCCTCACacgacctttgcacttgctgtggCCCCAGGATGCCTCCCCCGCCCCTGATCTTCTTAGATCACCACAACTTTGGTTTTAATGTCACTCGCTCTTAGAATGTTCCAACCACTTTGCATTACATCATCCTCGCTTACTTCTTTTGGCCCCATTGGACAATGTGAGCTCCAAGAGAGCAGGGACCTAGCCTGTTCTGTTTGGCACTGCATCTCGGGTGCCGAGTACAGGTCAGGCACATAGTAGGCCCAAGAAATGTTTGCTCCATGAATAAATGAAGGTGCAAACAACCAGCCCTTAGCTCTCTCCATTCCCTCTGGTAAACGGGCTTCCCAGGGCTTGTTGCCCTCAGAACCCCCAGGTCCTCCCAGGTCTGAGCGGAGCTTCCCGGGGCTCATGCCCTGCAGCCGCCCACCTTGAGCACCAGTTTGCTGGCAAAGTAGAAGAGGGCAACGACCCGACCCCAGTTGAAGTTGCCATCAGAAAACATTTCAGCTGCCACTCGGAAAAAGACCTCGCGGGGGGAGTCTGTGTCCACAGCTGCGATCATCctgcagggaagaaggaaagccAGAGCTGGGGAGAAAAGATCAGGCATAGTGTAGAGACCCTGACATCCACCTTGTaccaaagacaaagacactgaggctcAAGCCAAGCTAATGTGAAAAAGAAGGGGCCAACATGGGGGAAAGGAATGAGACAGACACTTAGGACTGTGGGGAAAATGACTGAGGGAGGGTTTCAATATTCTGAAGGAGGGAATGGCTGAGTGTCCAGGGTGCTAGAAGGTGTGGGGAGGGGACCTGGACCCCTGGGTCTAAGAGAATAGGAGGCTGCCGGTCTGAACTCCAGACTCCTAGGAGAAGGGGGGCCTGAGAGCCAGGACTCCAGGGTTCTGAGGGAGAAGAGGACCAGTGGCTGGACTCCTGGGGCCCCCGGGGCCACACCTCTGTAACTCCATGTTACTGTCCAGTTCATCTCCGATGCGCTTGAGACACTCGCTCAGCTTCTTGGTGGATGCATCCTGTGGCGCCTGCTCAAGGGCCAGCTCGGGTGTCTCTCCCCCCATTCGCCCTGCTCGATCTTGGATGAAACTAGAGTGGGAATGGAGTTTGGGGGGTGCAAAATCAGAATGGGGCATCACTCCTCAAATCCGCTCAGCAATAATCACACCTCAAACTCACCCCTGAAGCAAAAGGGCCCCTGTCTTCATGATCTGCTCAGAGCTGGTGGGCCctagaggagaaaggagggaagaggtGCCTGGACTGTTGGATTCTAGGGGATCCAGGGACTAGGGTAGCTCATGATCTCTGAGGGAGGACAACACTAGGAGGTCCTGCACTTCTGGGTTCCTAGTAGATACAGTACTTAGGGGCCCGGACAACTGAGTCCCTGATGGAGAAAAAGGCAGGGAGCCTAGGCCTGTATCCTACGTTCTTCCGGTGGAGGCGGCTGAGGGAACGCTTCATGCATCCAGACCCCTGGCctgaaggggcagaggagaaacCCGCCCCTCCCACCAGGAAGTGGTGCCGGCGACAAGCCCGGGCCTGCCCCAGGGGCTTGGATTTTGGGGTCTCCAGCTTCTCGGGAGTCCGAGAGcaccaggcaggaaggaatcgGGGCACAGAGGCCAGAGAGCCGGGAACCCCcgggaagggagggggttggaAGCTGGCAGCGCCCGATCCGGGAGTTTCTGCCCCGGAGTGCTTGGAGATCGCACGGCCCCAGACCGGCAGGAGGGATCGTGGGGCCAGCCAGCGAGGGGGCTTGCCCTCCTCCCGCCCGTCTGCCTCCTGCCTCACCCCCGCCTCTGGGTTGCTCCCCGGACCCGTCCATCACCGCCGCTCCCGCCGCCGCCTCTCGCCGGGTCCGCCCGGGCGGCCGCAGCACGCCCCTGGTCACGTGACCGCCCCGCTGAGCGTGCCTCTTCACGTGATCGCCCCGCAAAATGGCGGCCACGCGCTGTCGCCCCGCAGGCCCGTCCGATCACGTGAACACACCGGCCTCACCTGCTGGGGGAACCTCTGGCCCCGATCACGTGACCGTGAAATCCGCACTTCCCTGTAGGAACTGCCGGTGGCGCTCTTCTACCGGCTGCCTGTTCCTAGGCAGCTGTGAACTTTCATTCATTCCTCTGTGCAGTATTTTTGGAAGTTTCAGGTGGGATCTGAGCTCTCGCCAGAACAGAAGGAACACGGAAGGCCAAAGTTATCATCCTCTGAAGCAGGACGTTTCAGATgattttgagttgtttttgtgAAAACAAAAGGAATGTGAGGTTCAAAAAGtggcaaaactaatctatgcaGAGGGACTGGAAAGGTATGAAAGGGGAAGGACCCAAGTCAGGCACCTGGGGGGACCTGAAATGAGCTTTATCTTGATCTAGGTGATGATTACTTGGGTAAACATGCTGAAAAATTCATGGAGCTGCACATACGAAATGTGCACTTTACCACATGGAAACTGTATCTCCTttgacaaagaataaaaagattagaaaatagaCTGGAGTCAGATAATGAACGTTGGAGCATATAAGGGAAGGTATCTAGGTCCTAAGGTGGGTGGGAGCCGTAGCAGTAAGATCGTAAGAATCCTAATACATCAgcctaccaccaccaccagaacACAGCCTGACAAAGTCAAGTTTACTGACCCACTGTGATGATAGAGATCACACAGAGAGAAACCATGGAGCATCTTGACAAAGGAAATGGTAGAGTTACTATAGGACCTGCCAGAAGGGTAGAACTTAGGTGACAACTAAATGATGGGCTTAAGGCAGGGTCAACATCAGGCACAGACTGTGAAATGGAACCAAAGTCTTCTATCCCCTGGAAACTACAAGGTCAATCCAGATGTGGAGTACTGGGTCCAGAAACCCTTTATGTGAAGCTCTGCACCTAGACTGGAAATCTAGGCTGCTACTTTGTTTTCAAATGACTACAGGGAAAAGTGGGATGTTTCATTTTTACTGATAAAAATTTCAATACTTTATGATTTTAGGGAACAAAGTCTCCTGAAAGACAGCATATACTTGGAGGAAACAGTGTTTCCTATTTGAAGCTAATGTTATCTGTGCCTATTATTCCAGCCCAGTAAATTagcctttccttttccttaactagagagggcttttatttttttttttttaagattttatttatttatttgacagagagaaatcacaagtaggtagaaaggcaggcagagagagagaggaggaggaaacaggctccctgccgagcagaaagcccgatgtgggactcgatcccaggaccctgagatcatgacctgagccgaaggcagtggcttaacccactgagccacccaggcgcccctagagaggGCTTTTAAAGTAGCTACAGACCACTGAACAGTACAGCCATTGAGTAGTGGGGAGAAAACTTCTTAGTTCTGAAGTAACAATGAAGATGCTTTCCAGACACTGGAACCTTGAAACCCACCTCCAAGAAAGCTCCTGATGATTTTACTCCCCAGGCATTCACGTCCGATTCGGTCCCCTCCCACACTGAATAGGGCTGAGCAACGTGATCAGTATGATACTGTGGAA contains:
- the BAX gene encoding apoptosis regulator BAX; this encodes MDGSGEQPRGGGPTSSEQIMKTGALLLQGFIQDRAGRMGGETPELALEQAPQDASTKKLSECLKRIGDELDSNMELQRMIAAVDTDSPREVFFRVAAEMFSDGNFNWGRVVALFYFASKLVLKALCTKVPELIRTIMGWTLDFLRERLLGWIQDQGGWDGLLSYFGTPTWQTVTIFVAGVLTASLTIWKKMG